A portion of the Sphingobacterium spiritivorum genome contains these proteins:
- a CDS encoding DMT family transporter, which produces MKKSYLVLHFAVILAGFTGIFGKLIAVNEGLLVWYRVLFSAIILWMILSLFKVPRHITTKEKFDIAKIGMFITMHWVFFYASIKYSNISVGVVCYCLTSFFTAVFDPLINRRKFNVNELLLSVLTLAGIALIFHFDSSYQLGIALGIISSAFAALYTLFNERIVKKYDSRLINYYQMIGGTIGLGILMPFYLYIFPVETVFPDWRDIGYLLLLASFCTVGLYILFAESLKKIPAFTVNLSFNLEPVYAIILAFLFFDESKELNLFFYIGLLLVMTSVVLQTIASLKKSN; this is translated from the coding sequence ATGAAAAAATCATATCTGGTATTACATTTTGCTGTAATACTTGCAGGTTTTACCGGCATATTCGGAAAACTTATAGCTGTCAATGAAGGCCTTTTGGTCTGGTACAGAGTTTTATTCTCCGCTATTATCCTTTGGATGATCTTATCCCTATTCAAGGTTCCAAGGCATATCACTACGAAAGAAAAATTTGATATTGCCAAAATCGGAATGTTCATTACGATGCATTGGGTGTTTTTTTATGCCAGCATCAAATACTCAAATATTTCAGTAGGCGTAGTTTGTTATTGTTTAACCAGTTTCTTCACTGCCGTATTTGACCCGCTAATCAACCGTCGTAAATTCAATGTGAATGAATTACTCTTAAGTGTACTGACATTAGCAGGAATAGCTTTAATCTTTCATTTCGATTCATCTTATCAGTTAGGAATAGCCCTGGGAATTATTTCGTCTGCTTTTGCAGCTCTGTATACATTATTCAATGAGCGTATTGTAAAAAAGTATGACAGCAGACTCATCAATTACTACCAAATGATCGGAGGAACTATAGGATTAGGAATATTGATGCCTTTTTATCTGTATATATTTCCTGTAGAAACTGTCTTTCCGGATTGGAGAGACATCGGATATCTCCTGTTACTGGCATCCTTCTGTACCGTTGGTCTTTATATCTTATTTGCAGAATCGCTTAAAAAAATACCTGCCTTTACTGTAAATTTAAGTTTCAATCTCGAACCTGTTTACGCAATTATACTGGCCTTTCTGTTTTTTGATGAAAGTAAGGAATTAAACCTCTTCTTTTACATTGGATTACTGCTGGTAATGACTTCTGTAGTCTTGCAAACCATCGCATCCTTAAAAAAATCCAACTAA
- a CDS encoding intradiol ring-cleavage dioxygenase, which yields MERKNFIRSLSLLAASSPLLVNGCKKDSSLTEETNTGASDVPVSTSCKVTPQETEGPFPTKSPASYIRRDIRKGDGLGVDMQTNISIVNTNNSCNPLSDAIVDIWHCDVKGDYSEYGGTQMQSANYQNQHWFRGRQITDVNGLVTFQTIFPGWYQGRATHIHVHVYNSSGKSLLVTQIAFQDSLSVSVNTNGSNYGYTKGISGYTYNAKDNVFSDGVDQEMSTVTGTLSEGMQLAITIRVSA from the coding sequence ATGGAACGCAAAAATTTCATCAGATCACTTTCTCTTCTGGCAGCATCCTCTCCGCTGCTGGTCAATGGCTGTAAAAAAGATTCATCTTTAACAGAGGAAACAAATACAGGTGCAAGCGATGTCCCAGTCAGTACTTCCTGTAAAGTAACCCCTCAGGAGACTGAAGGTCCGTTTCCGACTAAAAGTCCTGCCTCTTATATACGCCGTGACATACGCAAAGGAGACGGACTCGGAGTAGACATGCAGACTAATATCAGTATTGTCAACACCAACAATAGTTGTAATCCTCTTTCAGATGCTATTGTTGATATCTGGCACTGCGATGTAAAAGGAGATTATTCCGAATACGGCGGTACCCAGATGCAGTCTGCCAACTATCAGAATCAACATTGGTTTCGGGGACGCCAGATCACGGATGTCAATGGTCTTGTGACTTTTCAAACTATCTTTCCGGGCTGGTATCAGGGAAGAGCAACTCATATTCATGTACATGTGTACAACAGTAGTGGCAAATCATTATTGGTTACGCAGATTGCTTTTCAGGATAGTCTCTCCGTGTCCGTCAACACCAATGGAAGTAACTATGGATATACTAAGGGCATAAGTGGATATACCTATAATGCGAAGGATAATGTTTTCAGCGATGGGGTAGATCAGGAAATGTCTACTGTTACCGGAACCCTGTCTGAAGGAATGCAGCTGGCTATTACGATAAGGGTAAGTGCATAA